The Streptomyces sp. NBC_01268 genome segment GCGCCTACCGCGACCGCCCGCACTGGGGGCACGAGCTGTCGGAAGGGGCGTACGAGGCCGTGATCCGGCAGCTGCGGGACGAGGGGCCGCTGACGGCGACCGAGCTCGGCGGCGCGAAGAACAAGGGCGAGTGGTGGGACTGGTCCGACGCGAAGATCGCCGTCGAGCGGGCGCTGATGTACGGCGAGGTGGTGGTCACCGAGCGGCGCGGCTGGAAGCGGGTCTACGACCTGGCCGAGCGCGCCGTCCCGCAGGCGCTGCTCCACGACGACCTGGACGACACGGAGTGCCTGCGGCGTCTGGTGCGGCAGGCGGGTGAGGCGCTGGGCGTCGGCACCCGCGCGGACATCGCCGACTACCACCGGATCAAGGGCGAGGCCTTCGACGCGGTGGTGGCGGACTCGGGGCTCGTCCCGGTGACGGTGGCGGGCTGGGGGAAGCCGGCCTGGGCGGATCCGGCGGCGCTGGCGAGCGAGCCGCGCGGGCGGCACCGGACGACGCTGCTGTCGCCCTTCGACTCGCTGATCTGGGAGCGGGCCCGCACCGAGCGCGTCTTCGGCTTCACGCACCGCTTGGAGGCGTACGTGCCGAAGCCGAAGCGGGTGTACGGATACTTCGCCATGCCGGTGCTGTCCGGCGGCCGGCTGGTCGGCCGGGTGGACCCGGCCCGGGAGGGCCGGACGCTGGTCGCCCGGCAGGTGTCCCTGGAGGGCCCGAAGGCGGTGCCCGCGGTGGCGCGGGCGCTGCGCGAGGCGGCCGAGTGGGTGGGCTGCGACGCGGTGGCCGTGGAGCGCGTGGATCCTCCGGAACTCGCGGCAGAGCTCGTCAAGTCGCTCGGCTGAGGAGGGCCGCCGGGGACCGGTCCGTGAGCGGTGACGGGGACCGGTCCGTCAGCCGGGACGGGGGCCGGGACTGCGGCCGGTCCGTCAGCGGATCTCGAGGATCTTCTCCCGCATCGCGTAGACCACGGCCTCCATCCGGGAGTGCAGCTGGAGCTTCTCCAGGATGTTCCGCACGTGGTTCTTCACGGTGTTCTCGGAGATGAACAACTGCTTGGCGATGTCCCGGTTGTTCATCCCGGTCGCGACCAGCTTGAGGACCTCCAGCTCGCGGTCGGTCAGCCGGGGCGCGGGCACCAGCCGGCGCTCGTCGGTGCGCTGGATCATCGACTTGAACTCGGTGAGCAGCTTCGACGCC includes the following:
- a CDS encoding winged helix-turn-helix domain-containing protein gives rise to the protein MTTAPRPAAELSADDARRIALRAQGFLGAPDRRAGVRGVLRHLGQVQLDTISVLARSHELIPYARLGAVGRPKVEAAYWTEGHAFEYWSHAACILPIEEWPLFAFRRRAYRDRPHWGHELSEGAYEAVIRQLRDEGPLTATELGGAKNKGEWWDWSDAKIAVERALMYGEVVVTERRGWKRVYDLAERAVPQALLHDDLDDTECLRRLVRQAGEALGVGTRADIADYHRIKGEAFDAVVADSGLVPVTVAGWGKPAWADPAALASEPRGRHRTTLLSPFDSLIWERARTERVFGFTHRLEAYVPKPKRVYGYFAMPVLSGGRLVGRVDPAREGRTLVARQVSLEGPKAVPAVARALREAAEWVGCDAVAVERVDPPELAAELVKSLG